The Bacilli bacterium region GATACCATGCTTCAAGGAACGGATCCGTTTATCGTTTACTACAGTTTAAAAGGCTGTCCGGATTGCGGATTGCTCGATAAGCTTTTCCTTGAAAACTATATGAGCAAACAGGATATTGCCAAAAAAATCTACGTCGTTGAAACCTATGCCGAAGGCTTTCGTCTTGTTGATGGTGTTTATGACAAGCCCCATTGGCAAGAAGTGAAAGATACCTATGGACTAAGCGACGCGAAAAACACTCTTTTTGGTTATAACACCGGTTATGTCCCCACCCTGCAATACATTGTTCCCGATGGCACCGACCATTTGGCGGAAAATGATATTTCTCCCATCATCGAGGATATGTTTGTCAGCAATAATGATGCAATTGCAAAAGATAATGAGGGAAATGTTGTTTTTTCTTCCACCTACTTCACCACTGCCCGGATGAGTGCAATTAAGTATGGCGCCGGCTTAAGTGCCCTCGATACCATAACCCTGAAGGCGAGCGATTATATTTCCGGCGAGGACGATGAGGGCCATCCGGTAATCGAAATTAATAGCGAAGAAACGGTCAAGTACTACTTTCCGTTCGCTCAGTCCTTTCTAGAAACTTATCTGCCGTTAATCTGACAAAAAAACTAGGCCTTGCCATTTTCCCTAAACGTCTGTTTCAAGTTTAGTCAATAAATGGTTTAAGCCTAGTTTTTTATTATTTCTTTTCTACTTTTTTTAGCAACTCTTCAAGATGCATAGCCTTATCAAGGGTGTCATCATAGACAAAGGTCAACTCCGGTGTTTTACGGATATCTAGCCGTTTGGCTAGTCCGGTCCGAATAAAACCTTTGGCCTTGTTCAGCCGCGCCAGTTGTTCTTCCTTATTATCGCTGCCCATAAAACTGACAAATATTTTAGCATATGAGAAATCGTTGCTTACTTCCGCATCCGTGACGGTAACGAAACCCAATCCCGGATCTTTCATTTCAAAACGAATAATCTCGGAAACGTTCTTTTCAATCAAACCCTTAATTCGTTGTTCGCGATTGGCCATAATTACTTACCGGCCTTCTCGACCATTTCGTAGCCTTCAATCAGATCGCCTTCATGGATATCATTGAAGTTGGTAATCGTTAATCCGCATTCAAAGTTCGTGCGGGTTTCCTTCGCGTCCTCTTTGCCATGCTTCATCGATTGAATTTCGCCTTCATAGACAATCACGCCATCGCGGAGAATGCGGCATTTTTGACCTCTCGTCAAAGTTCCGCTGGTGACCATACATCCGGCGATAGTGCCCACTTTCGACACCTTCCAGATTTGTCTTACTTCCGCTTGACCCGAGACTGATTCAACCAGTGTCGGCTTCAATAACCCTTTCATCGCCGCTTCAATTTCTTCGATTAAAGCATAGATGATACGGTGAGTGCGAATTTCCACTTTTTCCTCGTCGGCTTTAGCCCGAACATTGGCATTAGGACGAACATTAAAGCCGTAAATAATCGCGTTTGAGGCACTGGCCAAAAGAATATCACTTTCGGTAATAGCTCCCGCAGATGAGCGAATGATATTGATGTTAACACCGTCAACCTTTAATTTACGAAGGCTTTCGGCGACCGCCTCCGCACTGCCGGCGACATCCGCTTTAATAATAACATTGATATTTTGAACTTCACCCTCATGAATGCGGTTATATAGATCGTCAAGCGACATTCCGGATGAAGAGCGCATTTCACGTTCATTCTTCGCTTGAGCGCGCTTAGAAGCGATATCCTTAGCCTCTTTTTCAGTTGGAAAAGCCATGAAGGAATCACCGGCTGAAGGAACATCCGATAATCCAATAATCGATACCGGCGTACTCGGCGGGGCCACTTTCAAGGTTTTCTTATATTCATTAGTCATACGGCGAACTTTGCCATAAATCGTTCCCACTACGACGTAGTCGCTGCTCTTCAGCGTTCCGTTTTGGACAAGCAAGGTCGCTTTCGGACCCTCGCCGCGGTCGAGTTTAGCTTCAAGTACGGTTCCGAGCGCATACCTTTTAGGATTAGCTCTCAATTCAAGCATCTCCGATTTAAGAAGAATGTTTTCAAGCAGGTTATCTATTCCAATGTTTTTCTTAGCGCTGATTTCGCAAAAAATCGTATCTCCGCCATATTCCTCAGGAATGATGTTAAGCGCCATCAGTTGGTCTTTTACATGTTGCGGGTTGGCTCCAGGAACATCAATTTTGTTCACCGCCACAATCATCTGTACGTTGGCCGCTTTAGCGTGGTCAATAGCCTCACGGGTCTGAGGCATAACGCCGTCATCGGCGGCTACGACTAAAACCACGATATCGGTCACACTTGCTCCCCGCGAACGCATGGCAGTAAAAGCCTCATGTCCGGGAGTATCGATGAAGGTAATTTTTTTACCATTATATTCTTTTTGATAAGCACCGATGGCTTGGGTAATGGCTCCAACTTCCCCTGCGGCAATGTTGGAGTTCCGAATCGTATCAATTAATGTGGTTTTTCCGTGGTCGACGTGACCCATAATTGTCACGACCGGAGGCCGCTCTTTCAAATCTTTTTCATCGTCTTCAATCTCTAATTCTTCAAAATTTTCCGCCTCAACAATTTTCTCTTTTTTAAAGTCATAACCGTATTCCAGGCACACCTCACCGATTAACTCATCATCGAGGGAGGCATTAATTGTTACCATTTTTCCTTGCATAAAAAGATATTTAATAATATCCGCAGGACTGATTTTCAGTTGATCGGCCAATTGGCTGACAGTCAATGAACCGGCATAGGTAAAAACACCATTGTTAACCTTTGGTCCTTCTTTTTTTCCTTTCACTCCTTTAGATGGAAGATTGGAAATTCTTTTTCCTGTCAAGTTGCTTTGATTTCCCTCGTTTTTGCGGGAAAAGTCCTCATATTTTCTCTTCTTATCTGCCATATTGGTCACCTTCTTTCAATAATTTTTCAATCTTGTCCGCTAATCCGCGGTCGGTAACGGCTAAAGCCCCTACCCGTTTGACGCCAAAGGCGTGTCCTAAATCAGTCAACGAAGGAAAAACAATAAGCGATATTCCTTGTTCGGCGGCAATTTTTTCTAAATGCCGTTTTGGTTTTTCACTCAGATCTTCCGTTACGATTAGGCCCTTTATCTTGCTGGGAAGAGTATGGGTGATATTTTCATATCCGAGGACCAGTTTACGACCGCGAAACGCGATTCCCAGCACTCCTCTAAACTCATTTTCGATTGCGGATGTAGTTTTCAATATCGCCATATATTTCCTCGGGTATCATCATTTCAAAAGCCTTCTCAAAAGCTTTCTTTTTTTTCGCCATCTGCAGGGCTTCAAGACTGATTTTCAAATAAGCTCCACGCCCATTCAATTTACCCGTCGGGTCAATCTTAATCTCCCCGGTTGGAGTTTTAACAATCCGAAGCAAATCTTTTTTGGGCAATTGCTCGCCCGTGGCTAGACATCGCCGCAAAGGAATTTTTTTCATCGATTATTTCCTCCAAACTACTTGACGTACTTATCGACTAACTCCTCATCATATAGATCGTCGTAATCATCATAATCGCTGTTGTTATCATCTTTATTTTCTTCAGCTTCAAGTTGCGCCAATTCTTCATCCGTATAAATGTCCATTCTCGGGGCCGCCGCTGTTTGCGGAAGGGGAGAATCCGACTTCTCATCCGTTTTTAAGTCCGGTTTCCGATATTTCTTCCGATTGAAACTCTGTTTGCCTCTTTGTTTTTCATTCTCAAGTTCAGCTTCGAGTTCATCGAGAGTTTTGGTGGTCTTAACATGAACGTTGGGTTCACTGACTACACCAGCCACTGCCACCTCCGGTTCAACGGCAACCGGAATTTCGCCGCTTTCAACAACGGGGCTAGCCGCAACTTCTTGCGCGGTCTCCTCTATCTGCTCCGCTTCCGTCAGCGCTTCATCAACCACTTCATCGACTGGCAGTTCCTCCGTCGTTGGCGCGACGAAATCACTCGGTATCTCATCTTTGATCGTCGGTTCAATAGAAGCTAAGTATTCTTCCTGGGCTTTAACCCGTTCTTTTTCTTTTTGGATGGCACTCAATTCTTCGGCAGTTTGAATCTTAAGCCCCAATTTAAGCGCCTCATCCATCTCTTTAATATCAATGTGCCAGTTGGTAAGTTTTACCGCCAAACGAACATTGACCCCCTTTTTGCCAATAGCGACCGAAAGGCCACCATTGTTGACAACGGCAGTTGCTTTATGTTCCGCCTCATCCATCGCCACCCCGATAACCTGAGCCGGCCGTAAGGCTTCAATAATGAAAAGACCCGGGTTTTCGTTATAGCCGATAATGTCGATTTTTTCTGTTTGAGAACCATTCCCCAGTTGGGCAACGACCTTTTGAATACGGGAACCGTTAGGCCCGATACAAGCCCCGGTCGGATCGACATTGGGATCGAGGGAAATGACCGCCACTTTAGACCGCTCTCCCGCTTCCCGAGCAATGGCTTTAATGATGACTGTTCCATCATATATCTCATGAATTTCCTCTTCCATCAGGCGGCGTAAGAAGCCTTCATGTGAACGAGAAATACTAATTTGGGCACCCTTTGTGGTGCTTTCGACACTGACCACATAAACTTTAAGCGGCTTTCCCACTTCAAAGGTCTCATCGCCAATCGCGCTTTTGCTATTTAAGAAAAGGTAGGAGCTGGCCCCAACTTTTAAAGTTGTGCCATGATCATCGGTCGATTCAACGATTCCGGTAATCATCTCGCCAATCTTATCTTTATATTGCTCGTAAAGGGCGGCTTTTTGTAAATCGGATAATTTTTGTTTAAAAACGTTGGCCATTGTTTTGACTGCGCCTTTATTAAAATCGTCAATTGAATAAGATGTTTCATAAATATCATCCACCTTAAAATTGGGATTGATTTTTTGCGCGTCGGCTAGGCTAATTTCCAGAAAGTCATCCTGAACATCCTCAACCACTTTTTTTTGCTGAAAAAGACCGATTTCTCCTGCTTTTAAATCAATATCAACGCGAATTAGGGCATCATCGCCCCCGTCGAGAAATTTTATAAAAGCTTTGGAGACAGCCTCTTTTAATGCAAGGGCCACTTGATCAATATCAAGATTTGAGGAAGCGGCAACCGCTTCAATTGATTGGACAAATTTGTTTTTCATACCTTTTTCCTTTAAAACTTTATGGCCAAATTGGCTTTGTCGATATTCTTGCGAACAATTTTCCGGGTCCGCTTCCGGGTTTTAACAAAATCTTCAATCTCTACGAATTCTTTATCAATATGAAGAATGGTTCCCTGAACATAATTCTCCCCCTCAAATGGGTTGGAAAGATGCAAATTGACATATTCGCCTTGATATTCATCCAACTCTTCAATATTAATGCGTTTTTCAGCGCCGGCGCTCGATACATCAAGCGTGTAACTTGTGTCGATGACATCATGCTCGTCAAGAAGCACGGCCAGACGCTCGGACAAATTCACTATTTCTTCAAGATCAATCGGAACTTTTTTTCGGTCAACCACCACCGAAAGCCGTGAATCTTTCCCCTTGGAAATAAAGGAAAGTTCATACAGATCAAAATGGTTTTCTTTTAGAAAGTCGCTGATAATTGGGCTTAATTTTTCCTCAATTAAAGACATAATTTCTCCTTTTAAATATAAAGAGTGGGCAATCGACCCACTCTTTGGAAGAGTATTAATGAGGAAGAATCCCCATGCGTCTTAAAATATAGCGCAAAATTAAACGAAAAGCAATCAATATAGATTAAAATAGCTAGTTTTTAAGCCATTCCTTCAAGAGAAAAAACCATTTGGCCACATGGTCATCAATATCGTCTTTTCCCATCGCCGTCGATTCATTGGCTAAACTAAGACCATGTTGACCTTTTTCGAAAAGGTGAAACTCACAGGCAATCTTTGTATGGTTTAGACGCCGAATGTAATCCAATATTCCCTGAACATCGACAATTTGATCCTCGTAGGTAGACCAGATGAAAGTCGGCGGAGTATTCTTGGAAATATAATCGGAGGCATCAACGCCCAGTATGTTAAAAATGCTTGTCTTATCTTCGACTGATAACTTAGAGTAAAAAACATTGTCATCCTCCGGCAAATACTTGCTCGTAAGCGCCGGATAGGCTAAAATCACCCGCTTGATATACCGATAAAATAGCGATCCGGAAATCGCCGCTAAATGCGCACCGGCGGAGAAGCCAATAATATAAATCTGCTCGGGATCAACCCGCAAAACCTCAGCATTATCAACAATATAATCAATGGTTTTTTTAACTTCATTAACGAGCATTTGAAAAGTGAATTGATGATTCTTTTCCCAAGTTGTGTAGTCCAAAACAAACGCTTGCATTCCTATGGCGTTAAAGGCTACCGCCACGGGATAACTTTCGCGCTGCGAAATAAAGGTATAAGCACCGCCCGGGAGAATAATGATTGCCGGATGATTAACCTTTCTTTGATAAACGGGTAAAAGATAATTAGTCAAAGAAGCGGTTTCGCTAATCTGCATTAATATCACCTCTCTTTGGTTATTTTTCACTTGGACAGCATTGTCCTTAGCAAATTTAATTATAATCCAACAAGTAATATTTCAAAACATCGTATTTATTTTTTTTCGCAATTTTCCAAGTAAAATTGCATTTTTATAATATTTGACTAGGAAAAAAAGTGTCATCCATCGACGATTGAAGATCATAGATATAAAAATACCGAATTTTTAGTCGTCAATTAAACATGATAGTTATCACTTGATTCCGATGCGCATGCGGTAACAAAAGTCAATTTCGAATTCCTTACCAGCAAAAATTCTCTTAATTGTTTTTTCGAATTTTTTTAAATCTTCTTCAATAAGATTGGGGCTTTTCCTCAAAATTGTCTGAAGGCCGCCATGGCTAAGCATTAAATTCATAAAGCGGCGAGCATCGCATTTTTCTTTATTTGAAAAAAGAATTTCCCGTGAATATCGAAAATAGCCGCTTCTTTCAATATTTTCCAGATGCTTGGTTTTGTCATATCGAAAGAAAGTGTTCCTTATGCCTTCAATACTGTTCTCAATCAATCGTTCCTTGTTGATTAAATCCTTGTAGGCCTTCTCCGCTTCCCAATCAGAGACCGGCGGCCAATCATAATCTATGGTGGCGAAAATACCGCCGTTTTTTAATATTCTATTTATTTCCTTTAAAGTGGCATCGGGTTCCATCCAATGAAAAGACTGCGAACAGATAACGACATCCGCCATATTGCTTTCAAGCGTCGTCTGATCAGAGAAAGCCTGAATAAACTTAACATTAGCTAACGGCTTTTTTCTGGCGACGCTTATCATATCCAGGCTCGGTTCTATTCCGATGACAAAATCCGCGCTATCTTTCCAAACAACCGTGGAAAGACCGGTTCCGCAACCGATATCAACCACGCACGTCGGTCTCTTCTTTAAATAGGAAAGAATTTTTTCGATGGGATAATAGGGAACCGCCGGTCGCGCACTATCATAAATGTCGGCAAATCCTCTAAATCGTTCGGCATTTTTAACTTTGTTTTCCATTTATATCCGCCTCCAATGATGTATTTGTTACTTCTTTGTTCATTTAAGCCCCGTTATATTTTTCAATATTAACACTGTCAGCATTAGCACCGACATCTTTATATGATACTACGATATTGCATCTATCGTCTGTTCATCTAGAACCAATTTAATTGCCGCTTTTGATTGACAACATAATCAAAAAAGCCAAATGATTTCATTAAGTGTAGAGAAGCGGACTTTAGCTTGCGTATATAAAAACGCGCCTAGACAAATACAACCAGCCGCTAGCAATAAAAAAAGACGATATGGCAAATATCGTCTTTGACTCTTGAAAATGTGTTTATTAAACAGAAGAAATACCAACGCCAAGAAAAAAGTAATTAAGTTAAACAGTGAAAATACCATTTTTTGTACGAAAAGCGCTAAAAGGCGCTCAACGAGACGTAGGTTTTTCGCTGACGATTTTCAAAGTCGCGTTTTTTGAGGTGGCTACTGTCGTGAGATAAGATGATTTGAAGTATTATTTTGTCTTTAAGAGGCTGATGGTCGCTTCAATTTGAGTGGTTAGCCATGATTCCAAGTCGCCGAAATTAGTCGTGATATAGGTTTTTACATCATCGGACAACTCTTTCAAGGCTAGGTCCTTGGCCTTTGTAAGGGCCGTGGCTTGGGCTGTGACGTCGAACGTTCCGCTCTTCTTCAATGAGTCGACGTAGGTTTGAAAAACGCAACGTACCGCGCTTGTGACGATATTCGTTGCGTCCTCTAGAAACTTGGCCGATTGCTTGTCGCTGATCTTCTTGTTGATGAGTTTTATCAATTGCGCGCCCGCGATAGAAATAAGAGGTAGGACCACTGCGGTCACCACCACTGATATGATGTTAATTAAGATGTCGTTCATTTTTTGATTCCTCCTGTGTGAATTGCTTTGTTTCTGACATGGTTGTCGAGTTCGCTCTCGACCTTGACGATTCTTTCCTTCAGTGTGGAGTTTTCCTCCTGAAGTTTATCGATCGACTTTTCAATTCGGTCAATCGAGGATTTGATATAGCCGATGTCGGATATGAGGACTCCCTCATTCTTCCCTTCGGCCTTGTTCTCGGTCTTGTTACCACGCTTGAAGGCGAGGTAGGCGAACATAATGGACGACAAGGTCCCGGCCACCGATATGATGGTCAACACGATTTCTATTGAGCTCATGTTTTGCCACCTCCTTCGATGTATTCGTTGAATGAGTCGATGATTGTCTGGAACTCGGATAGCGAGCTTTCGTCTAGGATTTTGTAATCGGACCTGTAGGCGCTTATCTTATCGAGCGTCTTTTTACTGAGGGTTCCACCAAACGTTCCGGTCTTAACATAGTTATCCAGATATCCTTTTATCTGATAGAGATGATAGAGGTTCTTGTTCACCGCCTTGAATTCGATGTAACGAGAGAAATAGTCAACGCATTTCCTGAGGTAATCCTTAAGATGGGTCGGCCAGTCTATCTGGACCAGTTTTTTAAACTCCTCCTCGAAATCAGGATCGATGACCTCGATATTGTCTAGGGCATGGAACGTGTCGATGTTGTAGATAACGAAGTAATCCGGAAGTTCGTCTCCGAACCCCAGACGCTTCTTGTAATCCTCCAACCCATAGATGAAATAGTCCTCTTCCTCGTCGTGGACGCAGGTCGGTCCGTGATAATCATCGAGAATCATGACATGATCGTGGTCGCTTCCGTCCTTGGCTAGGCCAAAGGCGTCGGATCCGGCTCTGTATTTGACGAGGATCTTATGGTTTAAGAAGTTCATGATTTTGTCCCTCCATGATTGAAAAGATAGATGAAATAGACCTTGTGGCTGGAATCCGCCAACGTAAGACATAGTCTTCCGTCGCTAAGCCATTCGGCGAATAAGTTGTAGTTGGTGTTCAAAATCGAATAAGTGGCCGAGAAAGACGAGCCTTGGAGTAAGCCCATCCCCGGAATATAGCAGACTGAATCGAGGAATTTTATTCCGATTAGACAGTATTTGACGTAGTTTTTGTTGCAGGTCACGTAGCGGTATTTCCCGCTGGCCGTGATGTTGTAGGTCGGAACACTCGAATATCCATACATCTCCTCCGCCTTGGTCTGGAAGCTGGCTATCGCCTGATTGGCCAGCTGATTGGAAGGAACGATGAGATTCGGCGAATAGCTGGAATCCAACGTGATGGAGGATGTCGTCTTGGTGTACTTGCATAAAGCAAACTGATAGACGTTACCGCCATTCAATAGGTCGTTCTGAGTCAGGGTGATCGGCGACGATGATTCAATTTTCCCTAGCACCGCCGTGTTGTTTGAGAGTGTGACCGTGATGACGATTGCGCCATACATCGATGAATCGAGAGCGACGTAGACTTGGCTCCCGGCCTCAATGAACATCCTGCGCCCGTAGATCTGGACGTATCCGCTTTGGAACGTTATGTAGTTGTTCGAGACGCTTGCCGAGCACTGACCACCGAGCCCCTTGATGACTCCCGCAGGAATCAGGCCAACGATGTGATGGTTCAGGGAGGCGTCTTGTTCAGCCGAGACGCTTGAGCCGTCGAATGTAATTTTAATTAACCCCATGGTTTTATCTCCTTTGAAGTAGTTTTATTTTGTCGGTGAGCTTCACCCTGTACTCGCCAAGGACGACGGAGCAGGAATAAAAGCCATTTTTGAAAGATAGCTGGGTGACCATGGTCTCGTAGGTTTTGCTTTCGCCCACGAACTCAACGAAGTCGCCGAGATTGAAGTTTTGAAAAGGAACGATTATATCGTTGTCAACTGACAGATCGAACTCTATCGAATGCTCGAGGTTGCTTTTTAGAAGTTCGCTCTGTGCCTTTGTGAGAAGCGTCGAATAGTCGCTGTCGCTGTAGAACTCGCTCACAAGCTTCACATATGGATAGCGCTTGTCGCTGTATGAGTTGGTCGTGAGTGTTCCATCAGTCAGCAGGAAATAGGAAACCGCGCTTTTATACGAGGTGTTGTCGTCTTTTGGATAGAAGACGATCTTGTTCGTGATCTGCTTCTTTGAATCGGCAATTTTGAGGTCTGTGATGACTGGAAGGTTGTGTTTGATGACAAGCCCTTTTGTAACCGCGCCGATGTTGACGTCGATGCCGGTTATCTTCCCTCCGGAATAGACGAGCGAATACGTGTATCTAATTCCGTAACTTTTTGCTAACGTTTCCGACAAGTCGGAAAGATTGGCCAGTTCGCTTCCGTCGTAGGTCAGGCTCCCGGTTATCGAGGCATATACATAAACCGATAAATACGAGAGATTCTGCTTGCTGTCGGAATTGTTCTTATATGTCGCCTTTATAAGGTTCGACAAGAACGTGCAGAGGTTACCGCTATATGAGGAGACCAAAACATCTAAGTCGAAAAGCGATCCAAAGTCGTTGACCTCCACTTCAGTCTTGATGTCCTTCTCTACGGTCATGGTATCTAGGATTCCAATGAAAGAAAACGAGACGCCCCTAAGAATGACGATGTCACCGATCTCGGCGTTTATCCCCACCTTGTTGACCGTGAACTTGGACTTCTGGTAGACCACGGAATCCAGGACGATCTCGAAGTCCTCTCCCACTATGGCGTTGTCCTTGTAAGACAAAGTCTTAAAATCCAAAAACAATAGCTCCATATCAGTTGCCCTCGTACATTTCCAAGAACTGGAATTTGCATGTGGTCTTCTCACTCACTCCCGGATCGAAGCGGACTTTGAAGGTCCCCGGATCGAGGAAGAGGAAGTTGTCGCAGGTGAAATCCTGATCTTGGTAGATGTTGGTGGTCACCCCGTTGACAGTCTTACTCATCTCTTGGTCCACCACCTCAGCGTTCACGACGATGACGTCGTTGGCGTTTGAGGTCGAGACCATCATCTTCATCTTCGAGATGACCGTGTCGTTTTTGATGATTTCGATCGCCGGATTGGACGTTTTCCCTTGTATCTCAACCCTCACAGGCGCTTTGTAACTGCCATTGTTGGTGACGGTTATCTCGCCATTGTAGGAGGTCGAGTAAACGAATGGGTATTTGAACGGGAATACCTTATTCGCGGAGCTTTCGTTCACATTTATGGTGCTTGTGACCTTCGAGAGCCACATTGATAGCTTGTCGAATTTGACCGAGGACTGAAGCACGCCATAGGCAATGTCGCTCTTCGAAAGGGAGACGAGCTCGACGTAGATGTACTTCAAAGTGTCGGCCTTGTAGAAAAGCCTGAAGGATCCCTGCGCCTTCCTTAGGTAATTGAGGAAACTTGTGTATCCCTCATAGGCGTCTAGGAAGACGATGGTCCCACTGATCTCGGTCTTGGGATTGTCCCTTTTCGCGAGTTTGTAGGTTCCGTCGAAATTGAGATAGGTGTTGTCCCTCTCCACCCCCAGCCCCTCGACGTCCACCAGATAGGTGTTGGTCGATTTGCCGAAGGTGAAGGTGGCGCCTATTTCGTCGACTAAATATAGTTGTCTCATAAATAGTCATCTCCTAACTGCCTGTTAAGCGCGTCGACGTCGACCTCCGAGGATGTCGTGTTGACGGTTATGTTGTTGGTCGTCTGGTTGTTCGTCGTGTTGCTCGAGCTTGATGAGCCACCGCCGAGGTTGAACGTGTCAGAGAACCAACTGCCAATGTTGCCGAACAGGTCGCCAAGCCAGCCAAAGGCTGAGTTGACTTTGTCAAGTAGCCATTTGATGGCCTCGATGATCTTGTTAAGGATCGTCAGGATCGGCTCAAGGATCTGGAATAAGACGTTCAATACCGGGACGATAACCGCCTGGATTATGTTG contains the following coding sequences:
- a CDS encoding alpha/beta hydrolase; this translates as MQISETASLTNYLLPVYQRKVNHPAIIILPGGAYTFISQRESYPVAVAFNAIGMQAFVLDYTTWEKNHQFTFQMLVNEVKKTIDYIVDNAEVLRVDPEQIYIIGFSAGAHLAAISGSLFYRYIKRVILAYPALTSKYLPEDDNVFYSKLSVEDKTSIFNILGVDASDYISKNTPPTFIWSTYEDQIVDVQGILDYIRRLNHTKIACEFHLFEKGQHGLSLANESTAMGKDDIDDHVAKWFFLLKEWLKN
- a CDS encoding phage tail family protein; translated protein: MRQLYLVDEIGATFTFGKSTNTYLVDVEGLGVERDNTYLNFDGTYKLAKRDNPKTEISGTIVFLDAYEGYTSFLNYLRKAQGSFRLFYKADTLKYIYVELVSLSKSDIAYGVLQSSVKFDKLSMWLSKVTSTINVNESSANKVFPFKYPFVYSTSYNGEITVTNNGSYKAPVRVEIQGKTSNPAIEIIKNDTVISKMKMMVSTSNANDVIVVNAEVVDQEMSKTVNGVTTNIYQDQDFTCDNFLFLDPGTFKVRFDPGVSEKTTCKFQFLEMYEGN
- the rbfA gene encoding 30S ribosome-binding factor RbfA; its protein translation is MANREQRIKGLIEKNVSEIIRFEMKDPGLGFVTVTDAEVSNDFSYAKIFVSFMGSDNKEEQLARLNKAKGFIRTGLAKRLDIRKTPELTFVYDDTLDKAMHLEELLKKVEKK
- a CDS encoding class I SAM-dependent methyltransferase; this translates as MENKVKNAERFRGFADIYDSARPAVPYYPIEKILSYLKKRPTCVVDIGCGTGLSTVVWKDSADFVIGIEPSLDMISVARKKPLANVKFIQAFSDQTTLESNMADVVICSQSFHWMEPDATLKEINRILKNGGIFATIDYDWPPVSDWEAEKAYKDLINKERLIENSIEGIRNTFFRYDKTKHLENIERSGYFRYSREILFSNKEKCDARRFMNLMLSHGGLQTILRKSPNLIEEDLKKFEKTIKRIFAGKEFEIDFCYRMRIGIK
- a CDS encoding YlxR family protein, translated to MKKIPLRRCLATGEQLPKKDLLRIVKTPTGEIKIDPTGKLNGRGAYLKISLEALQMAKKKKAFEKAFEMMIPEEIYGDIENYIRNRK
- a CDS encoding ribosomal L7Ae/L30e/S12e/Gadd45 family protein, with the protein product MAILKTTSAIENEFRGVLGIAFRGRKLVLGYENITHTLPSKIKGLIVTEDLSEKPKRHLEKIAAEQGISLIVFPSLTDLGHAFGVKRVGALAVTDRGLADKIEKLLKEGDQYGR
- the nusA gene encoding transcription termination factor NusA, which produces MKNKFVQSIEAVAASSNLDIDQVALALKEAVSKAFIKFLDGGDDALIRVDIDLKAGEIGLFQQKKVVEDVQDDFLEISLADAQKINPNFKVDDIYETSYSIDDFNKGAVKTMANVFKQKLSDLQKAALYEQYKDKIGEMITGIVESTDDHGTTLKVGASSYLFLNSKSAIGDETFEVGKPLKVYVVSVESTTKGAQISISRSHEGFLRRLMEEEIHEIYDGTVIIKAIAREAGERSKVAVISLDPNVDPTGACIGPNGSRIQKVVAQLGNGSQTEKIDIIGYNENPGLFIIEALRPAQVIGVAMDEAEHKATAVVNNGGLSVAIGKKGVNVRLAVKLTNWHIDIKEMDEALKLGLKIQTAEELSAIQKEKERVKAQEEYLASIEPTIKDEIPSDFVAPTTEELPVDEVVDEALTEAEQIEETAQEVAASPVVESGEIPVAVEPEVAVAGVVSEPNVHVKTTKTLDELEAELENEKQRGKQSFNRKKYRKPDLKTDEKSDSPLPQTAAAPRMDIYTDEELAQLEAEENKDDNNSDYDDYDDLYDEELVDKYVK
- a CDS encoding ribosome maturation factor RimP — its product is MSLIEEKLSPIISDFLKENHFDLYELSFISKGKDSRLSVVVDRKKVPIDLEEIVNLSERLAVLLDEHDVIDTSYTLDVSSAGAEKRINIEELDEYQGEYVNLHLSNPFEGENYVQGTILHIDKEFVEIEDFVKTRKRTRKIVRKNIDKANLAIKF
- the infB gene encoding translation initiation factor IF-2, coding for MADKKRKYEDFSRKNEGNQSNLTGKRISNLPSKGVKGKKEGPKVNNGVFTYAGSLTVSQLADQLKISPADIIKYLFMQGKMVTINASLDDELIGEVCLEYGYDFKKEKIVEAENFEELEIEDDEKDLKERPPVVTIMGHVDHGKTTLIDTIRNSNIAAGEVGAITQAIGAYQKEYNGKKITFIDTPGHEAFTAMRSRGASVTDIVVLVVAADDGVMPQTREAIDHAKAANVQMIVAVNKIDVPGANPQHVKDQLMALNIIPEEYGGDTIFCEISAKKNIGIDNLLENILLKSEMLELRANPKRYALGTVLEAKLDRGEGPKATLLVQNGTLKSSDYVVVGTIYGKVRRMTNEYKKTLKVAPPSTPVSIIGLSDVPSAGDSFMAFPTEKEAKDIASKRAQAKNEREMRSSSGMSLDDLYNRIHEGEVQNINVIIKADVAGSAEAVAESLRKLKVDGVNINIIRSSAGAITESDILLASASNAIIYGFNVRPNANVRAKADEEKVEIRTHRIIYALIEEIEAAMKGLLKPTLVESVSGQAEVRQIWKVSKVGTIAGCMVTSGTLTRGQKCRILRDGVIVYEGEIQSMKHGKEDAKETRTNFECGLTITNFNDIHEGDLIEGYEMVEKAGK